The window CAGAGAATaagcaccctgaaagcctgtcctgattctccccacaccatcgcggagcaaCTCAGAGCCCTCCTGTTGCttcacaggtatacacagcactaGGAAACATACAGGTAGCGACCCCATCTCACAGAGGGTAGGGGTAAAGGTGCTACACATAGTAATGTATTGCAATGGTgtccttactgcgcatgcgctttAAAAAGAGGGTTGGTCACCATAGTGATGATTGGCAAAGTTCTCGGCAGCCATGATTGATTTGGGCAGAGGCCATTGATTGTAATGGTAACTAAGGGCACAGGTCTAAGAACGAGGAAACCAAACTATGCAAGACAACGTGACTGGAATAAAATGTCATCATTGAATGAAATCAACAGAGCTTGGATTTAGACATACAGTAGAGAAAGGAATTGAATACATGTCAACATTTGACAATAAGTCATGTTGTTGGGATTGTGAAGGAAGAACCCAAGTGTTTCTTATTAATGTAAGTTATACATTTGTGTTTGCTGCCTTTATTTTGATCGTGCTGCTGCCCTTTCCCCTCTATAGATTATATGGGGAAATGTGGCATCTTTGGCAGTTTCAGCCCCCACCCTAGTATATGTAGTTATGTGTTTTGCTCTGTGTTCATTTTGCTGCTTGCAGATGTCACTAAATAATGTTTCTGTATTATTTTACGGGCTATTTGGTGTTCCACCCTAAATGTAAGAATAATGATGCAGCAGTGCCACAGTCCTATTGATTTGGACTTAACTCACCAATTATATTTAAGGGACGCCACAAAACATATCACAGAAATATCTCTGGAGTTGAAACCTGTGATTCAGATCATGTGTTAAATCCAAGTCTCCAGAATACATGTTATTTCCAAAGCAACACTGCCACCGTGTGGTCTCTGTTTGAATGGCAGATATGAAATGTTTTGGTGCCTTTCGCTTCATTTTGTGAATTGTTTTGCTTCCGAGACCACCAAACCGATGTGTTTTACACATGACATCATGTGTGGTTATATTTATGGCCATACGATAAAAACCGAATGTGATAAATATTTGCGATTTACAGTTCTGACAAATTATCACAAAACCACTTAAAACTGCTACTGAAATCTGATGGAACAAATGTTGCTTGGTCTTGTTTTTATACTAAAAGTTGCAATCCCTGATAACAGATTGAACATTGTAACAATTAATTAAATGTAACACCTCCCAACCTATTACCAGCTTTAACTGATTTCTAAATGAATGTTAAAAATATTTAATCCAACACAAGAATATGAGAAATATCACTTGCTGCTCTcagtaaaacctttttttttttgttttgtttttttaaataaagtaaacTGAATAAACATGTTCGACAAACGATTAAAAAGCCCACTTTATATATGCCAATAAGTATGCTCGTATCTAACGCTTGCAGCAAACACGGATTGCATTGTCTGTATGCTAACTAACCACAAACTGCACTAAAACATGCCCCATATCAGATGTATTATATACCAAGCAGTGTTAAGGGCATCCTTTAATGCAccatctgtctgagacatgtacaTATAATCTGTATTTTAGTGAAGCTCGAAAAATAAATAAGGAAAAATAATCGCATTGTATTAATACCAAATTCCGCTTCGTGAGCACGAATTCAATTCCTACTGCAGCGTCACCCTGTGGTATGCGGCAGAACTGCAGATTAACTGAATGGGAGTCTCTGCGATTTGTACTTTGTCTGCGGGTCTTCCGCTGGTTAATTGTAACATACAAGTATAGCACACACAGGGCTGGGTAGGAAGCGCTAAAATGCGAAACAGCCATCACATGCTTTGCACACCTTTACAGAAAGTATCACCATGCTATATACTGCAAATCTTTCAGTACAGCTCAGAATGAGagctacaaaacaaaaaaattaagcGTGCATTAAGTGCAATGTACATTAGAACACAATTTGCATGTGATACTGGTCTTTTATCCCGAACAGATTAAATATGAGAATTATAACTTTTATATTGGTAAGGTGGGTGGCTCTtagaagagcctttgtgtttgtaGGTGGGTGATCAGATCAGGGTTACTTGGCGCTGGTGTACTTGGTGACAGCCTTGGTGCCCTCGGACACGGCGTGTTTGGCCAGCTCTCCCGGGAGCAGCAGGCGCACAGCGGTCTGGATCTCCCGGGAAGTGATGGTGGAGCGCTTGTTGTAATGAGCCAGGCGGGACGATTCCCCTGCGATGCGCTCGAAGATGTCGTTCACAAAGGAGTTCATGATGCCCATGGCCTTGGAGGAGATGCCGGTGTCAGGGTGAACCTGTTTCAGCACTTTGTACACATAGATCGCGTAACTTTCCTTCCTGCTCTTCCTACGCttcttcccatccttcttctGGGTCTTAGTCACGGCTTTCTTAGAGCCTTTCTTGGCCGCTGGCGCAGACTTGGCTGTTTCAGGCATATTGCGCGATGCTCCCTCTCCAAACTGCAGAGAAACTATGTCCAACTCCGTTcctgttctgttctgactgacagattaaatctgtcagggGTGaaattggataccgaggcttgagcctcattactccaagttctcttgttgagagTATTGTCGCACACTTTAGATAGCTTCTTGagctgtgttacttgccacagttgagttggcttcacagggtcagcgctgtgatgggtcctgggtagcggtcaaatgggtttgcagagatcgcagcaagcttcttgatcagcggatttgagttctggtccagttccttgtagaatttctcgttgagcttctttagatgttcatccaACATCTCGATGCCCCGCTCCCTATGAAGGTCCGCTATTCTTGTAAGAAGTGGtgcgttggacgcaatccgcagcgccttgttctgcAGTTTTTGATGAGATGATCTGAGCCGTTGGTGGCAgccactccacaccggggaggcgtatgtcattgtgggtctaatgatcgccttgatcacgTTGACTTTGCTCCGGATGGGCATGGTCcgcatggtccttgtcttcagcagagggtacagtgctgccagcttggctGTTGCCTTCTGTTGAGTCTTCTATATGTGGTTTCCCCAGCTTAACTTGCTATCTAGGATTACCcctaggtaagagctgtttggctcccatttgacagcctctccgttgaggCTGATTGGCGGGTGTGCCTTGATCTTCTTTTTGATAAACAGTGTAGCTGTgtcctacttgccagtcgctgtagCATGatgatagcatgtctagtgctctctggatgttcttagctacttctttctcgctgaaggactgggagatgactgccacatcatctgcgtagagtgccagttgagtcttgtggaggtctgtggggatgtcattcatgaagaggttaacaggaatggtcccaggactgatccctgcGGCACGCCTGCACGGATGgggcgtgttgttgagagctcttctcgcacagccacgtggaatgtgcgctcccgcaagtagcttgcagtcagcttaatcaggtagtttgggaatttcaggttgataattttgtgcagtagtccttcGTGCCAGACTCTGTCAAAGgctttggccacgtccaagaagacaactccggttgatttgtggatgttgaatccatggcttattatgtcaacgacTCGTGATCCTGTTGCAGTCTTTACCTGTACTCCAGTGGCTTCAATACTCCGGATGGGTGGTAGTGCAATCTCATTATGGCTGGCCCGTGCGTTAACAATCACAGCCGTCCCACCACCtctgaaaaaaaaagaacaaaagcgcaaacgcacatagtgaagtatgcaaagtaaatatatatatattttagggtaagatatctgcgtacatcagattaaaaggTTACCAGCAATTCATGTACATAGACATGGGTGAGTAAAGGTGGTACATCTGCCGCCAACCATCTGGGGATTTTCTTTACTGCATCAAGGCACACCCCACAGCTGAAGAAAGGCCTCCGTTTACGTCCGTCTTTAGGTTGAAGGAGTCTTGAATAGAACCTTGCTTAGGGGAGGCTTCGTTCTGCTCTCCCCGGCTCCTTATTCGGCGCCGTCAGCGATGGAGGTTAGCAGCTTCTCGGGCAAGCTGTTACCTCAAATGTCCCGTATTTCCTATGCGTTCGGCCGCAAAGTGAAGACGGCCGTAAAGTGTGGATGTTTTACCGCACTGTTCACAATCGCGGGTAAATGTCTATAGGAATCGGCTCCACGTAGTAACAGAAGAGTCAGCTAGTACACAGATCAATTATAAAAGTGATAATTCGGGCTAaaatttatccaacgcgtttcgaagcgcaagcttcttcatcagggatgatGAAGAAGCTtgcgcttcgaaacgcgttggataaatttTAGCCCGAATTATCACTTTTATAATTGATCTGTGTACTAGCTGACTCTTCTGTTACTACGTGGAGCCGATTCCTATAGACATTTACCCGCGATTGTGAACAGTGCGGTAAAACATCCACACTTTACGGCCGTCTTCACTTTGCGGCCGAACGCATAGGAAATACGGGACATTTGAGGTAACAGCTTGCCCGAGAAGCTGCTAACCTCCATCGCTGACGGCGCCGAATAAGGAGCCGGGGAGAGCAGAACGAAGCCTCCCCTAAGCAAGGTTCTATTCAAGACTCCTTCAACCTAAAGACGGACGTAAACGGAGGCCTTTCTTCAGCTGTGGGGTGTGCCTTGATGCAGTAAAGAAAATCCCCAGATGGTTGGCGGCAGATGTACCACCTTTACTCACCCATGTCTATGTACATGAATTGCTGGTAAccttttaatctgatgtacgcagatatcttaccctaaaatatatatatatttactttgcatacttcactatgtgcgtttgcgcttttgttcttttttttcagttGCTTTAGGGGTTCCTCTACCCCTATTACTTCAGCTGCAGACGCCAATTATATAGAGGTTGCTTGTATATTTGTTTATTCACTTCACCAGGTGGTGTTTTATTGGGTTAACTACACAGTAGATATTAGCAGCTGCGCACtgaatattttgtttatttgtcCCACCACCTCTGGCTCCTGTTGCCCGGTCGGTACGGTATACCCTGTAGTTTGCCAGGCTCAGTTTTTGGATTCCTTGAAGGTGGGTCTCCGAAAGCAGAGCTACGCATACATTCCTCGAGTCCATCAGGTGAAGGAGTTCATctgtcttcttgctgataccatttgcattccaCATCAAGATGACAGAACTGGGTTTAGATGTTACTGCCATGGTGGTTGGTTTCTGTGCTCCTGAGAAGGGTCGGGATGAGATTCGCTATCATTGTCACTATGGGGTGAATATCCATTCTCGCAATAGCGCTCGCTATTTTAAGGATAATCTCTTGCCAGCTTGTTGGGCTTGCAGTTCCGCCTGCGGGGACCGGGTTGGATGCCTCAACGGGGTTGGTGGATGGTGTCCTGAGAGCATCCGCGTAGGTTCGTCCGTCTGGGTTTTGCGTCCTCTGGGTGGATGCCGTGCCTTGGTCTGGGATCAGGTGTTCTGTGGTCCTCTGTCTCTCCGGCACCAGGCGGGGAAGCTGGTATTGGGTAATGGGTGTCTTCCTTGGTGCCTGCTCCATCAGGTGGGGTGTCCACTTGTGCCACTCCTCTtgctttgcttttgtgaggtaCGGGCAGCCGCGGTAACTTGCCGGGTGTGGGCCTTTGCAGTTTGCACATTTCGCAGGCTCCTTCTTTCTGTCTCGTGGACATTCCTTAGAGTTGTGGTTCTCTCCACAACAAACACAGCGTGGccaactcctcccccagcagctcTATTTATAGGCATCGTATGCAAACGAGCAGCCCAAGTCTTCTGTTTTGCTATTGGCTGATTTTGTCATGTGATATTTTATGACATCATCAGATGTATTGCAACTACGATGATTGGTGGATACAGGATTCTGGAACTGATTGGCTTCTTTCAAAACTGACCAATCACAGGGGAGTTCTGCTGCTCTATAAGTGTATAAATAAGGGCACAGGGGGCGGGGTTTGTTATTTCTCTCGCTGTCACCGCTGAACTGTGACAGATACACGATGTCTGGAAGAGGCAAACAAGGCGGGAAAACTCGCGCTAAGGCCAAGACTCGCTCATCTCGGGCCGGGCTGCAGTTTCCAGTCGGCCGCGTGCACAGACTACTCCGGAAGGGGAATTATGCTCAGCGTGTGGGTGCCGGAGCCCCGGTCTATTTGGCCGCAGTGCTGGAATACCTGACCGCTGAGATCCTGGAGTTGGCCGGTAACGCCGCCCGGGACAATAAGAAGTCCCGCATCATCCCCCGGCACCTGCAGCTCGCTGTGCGGAACGACGAGGAGCTGAACAGGCTGCTCGGAGGGGTTACCATCGCCCAGGGGGGTGTCCTGCCCAACATCCAGGCCGTGCTGCTGCCCAAGAAAACCGAGAGCCACAAACCGGCCAAGAGCAGCAAGTGAGCTTCACCCCGAGACCAGGAGCAGAGACCCCCAGATAcccaacacaaaggctcttttcagaGCCACCCACAATATCAAAAAAGCGTTACATTATTTCATATTTGCTGCAGGGAGATAGAAATATATCTCAATACTGATAAGTTGGTTTTAATTGTTAATGCTGTTTTGCTAATGTTAGCTCActttatattttaaatgtttaataGTTAAAGTGCATGTGTGTGAAGGTGTCAGTGCTGTTGAGAGAAGCACCAATGATTTGATATAACACTGCAGTTGATACACAAAGGAATAGAAGTAATCATTTGGAAACTGATATTGTCTTTCCCTGTAATAAGAGGTTTGGGTTCAGTTAGACGTGTAGTCACTGCTATAGATTTGTAACTTGAGGGGGAAATCTGTATTTCATACCATGAAGACACTTCAATATAGAAGTTGCGGTTATTCATTAGAATAAAAGACCTCTTGAAAACTATATGCCACACGGTGGCGCTGTTGTGTTATAAACGGTATCTTCATAACTTGCATTGTAAATTCTAAAACCTGTTTTAAAATCGGATACAAATTAGCAAGGCATTAAACTGCATTCTAGTGATATAGATTAATGATATTTAGAgattacataaaaatataaagacTGGCAAGCCAGAGCAACATTTGTCAGAACAATTAAAAAATGAATTGCATTCAACCAACTGTGTTGAAAGATTTACCTCAAACATGCAAAATCAAAAATGCTTAAACTAATTGATTTGGATGTGTTAGAAAAAAAGTATAATGATTGTATGAAAGACAGCAACACAAAGAGTTTAGGTAATGTCACTAAAGAAGTACCCATAATGGTGACCTCGCATGTGTACCAATAATATAATATGGCAGATGTAACAGGACTAGTTCAGGGACAGGCCTATTGTAAACCAAACAAATAACATTAATGCCCCTAATTTATTGACTAGGATCCAGTTGAATAATTAAAATACCTTATGAtggttaataataaaaaaaaattggggctaGATAGGCACATAACTAGAACACTAAACAGATGACAAAAGTATAGAAGGTTATCATATAAGATGTACGTGGGCGTTCAAATATAAGTCCTTATATTTCTTATTCAGTCTCAGTAATGCAGCTAATTACTGATGAGTATAGGCAGCCAATATAATTAACACAATCATTGAAGTTTGGGGGTTATGTAATAATATTCCAATCACTACCCTGGGCTTCGTCCATGTGCAGTAGCTTAGACAGAGCGGTGGTCATTGTAGTTTAGCTCCGCATGGGAACTACAAACACCAGAACCCCCAAGGGCTGCTATTCAGATGGGGAaatacagccaataaggctgcagtACCCAGAGGACTGTgaaagatacatttggtgcactgcAGGGACCACGCCAATCGGAAGAGGGAGCAGAAgcagagaggtagtgtccagagaGCTGTGTTTCACTGGACTAGGCTTTGcttgccccttaggcccaagCAAGGCCGCAAACAGAAATCGTGAGGCCCAGGTAAAAtattttaagcagggcccccccCTGTGTCGTCAGTACTGTGAGTCCCCCTGAATTTTACACCTCACAAGCCCCGtatctttcttccccccccttcccatgtatttctctcccttccatctagccccctctcactctcccaccttgcatgtttttctctcccctgtgtctcactcttaccccctcttTTACTCACTcgcaccttctctcctctccctccaccaaTTACCGCACGgtcactcattccccccctcatcctgaacccccaaatatattcaacctccccaccccccaaaaccatacaaaaaacaaccctcccaatccatataaaaaatatcccaacccatataaaaatacccccaagccccccaatacatatagcaagctcaccaatacatatactgtaaacacccccccccaatacatttaaaaatacagacttaccatGGGTCAGGCCAGACCCGGTGTCTGCGGGTGTCCGCTTGCTGGGGGGCCCGGCTGGCACTGCAGATTTCCCATGACCTCgggccaggccctgctgctggttgtggccgggccccggctctaaGCTGCCTATATGCCTCTTCCCTGCCCCACGCCACCGTTCTT is drawn from Ascaphus truei isolate aAscTru1 chromosome 18, aAscTru1.hap1, whole genome shotgun sequence and contains these coding sequences:
- the LOC142469284 gene encoding histone H2B 1.1-like is translated as MPETAKSAPAAKKGSKKAVTKTQKKDGKKRRKSRKESYAIYVYKVLKQVHPDTGISSKAMGIMNSFVNDIFERIAGESSRLAHYNKRSTITSREIQTAVRLLLPGELAKHAVSEGTKAVTKYTSAK
- the LOC142469285 gene encoding histone H2A type 1-like, producing MSGRGKQGGKTRAKAKTRSSRAGLQFPVGRVHRLLRKGNYAQRVGAGAPVYLAAVLEYLTAEILELAGNAARDNKKSRIIPRHLQLAVRNDEELNRLLGGVTIAQGGVLPNIQAVLLPKKTESHKPAKSSK